The Sediminicola sp. YIK13 genomic sequence ACTTAAAATAATCATAGGTTTTCTTCATCCCCTCTGCTCTACCTACCTTGGGTTCCCATCCCAAAATCTCCTTGGCTTTGGAAATATCCGGTTGTCTTTGCATAGGGTCATCCTTTGGCAACGGTTTGTAAATAACCTTTTGATCTGTTCCGGTTAATTTTATGATCTCTTCAGCAAAGTCTCTAATGGTTATTTCATGGGGATTTCCAATATTTACCGGATCTGTATAATCACTCATTAGCAAACGATAGATACCTTCAACCTCGTCATCGACATAACAAAATGATCTAGTCTGAGAACCGTCCCCAAAGACCGTAAGATCCTCCCCACGTAAGGCTTGTCCCATAAAAGCTGGAATAACACGCCCGTCATTAAGTCGCATTCTAGGCCCATAAGTATTGAAGATTCGCACGATACGGGTATCTACTCCGTGGAAGCGGTGGTAGGCCATTGTAATCGACTCCTGAAAGCGTTTGGCTTCATCGTAGACCCCTCTTGGCCCTATGGTGTTGACATTGCCGTAGTATTCTTCGGTCTGTGGATGTACCAATGGGTCTCCATAAATCTCCGAAGTGGAAGCAATAAGGATTCTGGCCCCTTTATCCTTTGCAAGCCCCAATAAGTTGTGTGTTCCCAAAGCCCCTACTTTTAAGGTTTGGATTGGAATTTTCAAATAATCGATCGGACTTGCGGGCGATGCAAAATGAAGAATATAATCCAGTTTTCCGGGAACATGAACAAACTTGGTTACATCATGATGATAAAACTCAAATTGTTCCAAATGAAAGAGATGGTCAATGTTTTTAAGATCTCCCGTAATGAGGTTATCCATGGCGATGACATGAAAGCCCTCTTTGATAAAACGATCACATAAGTGTGAACCTAGAAACCCTGCTGCCCCTGTAATTAAAACTCTTTTCATTCTTTATGTTTTTGCTTACTCCTATAAAAGTTTCGAAAATACTATAATAAACTTCATGGTGGGATTATACAAGATTAACAGCCAAAATAAAGGATTACTTGTATTAATATGCCTTCTCCTCCCCTTTGATGGCATTTAACACGGTTTGGAATACTATTTTAATATCCAGGAAGAGGGACCAGTTTTCTATATAGAAGATGTCAAATTTAATCCGGTTTAAAATATCCGCCTCGGCCTCTATTTCTCCTCTATAACCGCGAATTTGCGCCAATCCTGTTATACCGGGCTTCACAAAATGCCTCAACATATACTTATCTACCTTGTTGGCATACTCATTAGTATGTTTTACCATATGGGGCCTTGGGCCTACAACCGACATTGTGCCAAAGAACACATTATAAAACTGTGGTAATTCATCAATGCTGGTTCGTCTTATGAAGCGCCCTACTTTTGTTATCCGCATATCATTTTTACTGGCCTGAAAACGATCCGCATCTTGGTTAGGGGCCATAGATCGAAATTTATAACAATAGAACTCCTTGTTGTCTATTCCGTTTCTTTTTTGCCTAAAGAAAATAGGGCCTTTAGATTCAAGCGATATAATGATGGCCAATAATGGTGTCAGCCACGACAACAAGCCAAGGATCACAATTATAGCAAAAATAATATCGAACGAACGTTTTACAAATGAGTTAATGGGGTTATGAAGGGGTATATCCCTTAACGATAAAACAGGGATATAATCATAATATTCAAACTTCAATTTCTTCGCGAAGATGTTCTTGTTGTCCGGAATAAATTTTAAGGTCTTTAAATTGTTATCCGCAAAATTGATAAACTCATTTATTTCACTGTTCTTTAATTCCGAAATAGAGCAATAGATTTCATCGATTTGTTTAATTAGGATATAATCAAACGTTTTTTGGATATCAAAACCCCTGTCCTTTGGGCAAAACTGCTTTACAAAATGATACCCAAATTCTGCCCTATTGTTGAATACATCTATTAGTTGTTCCGTTTTTTTGTTTTTTCCAATGACCACAACATTCCTAAGATTTCCTTTTACGCGTTCCCTATATTTCATTAATAGCACATAGTTCAAAAACTTTAAAGCTGAGATTGATAAACCTACAAGTAAAAAATATTGGCCCAAAACAAACCGACTGATGTTGGGTTGTTTAAAAAATCCTATAAAAGCATAAAGGGTTAAGAAAAAGAATAAAAATTGAGAAAATAACAATTTTAGAATGTAGGTTACCTTGGTATACCTATACACCTCATAAAATTCATTTTTAAATGAAATGATCACCCAGATTATGGAAATGTAGGTGTGGAAAAGAATTGGTGTTAAAAAATTAATAGGCAGATAATAGGCAAACAGATTGATGACCAACAAATCCACCGCATAGGATATGGGATTAATAAAACCTGAATAGCGATGTTGGTTGGAAAACATTATATGGATTGGAAATTTATTCTAAACGCAAATATAATATTATAAAAATGATAAATTATAGCCTAACAAAATTCCTTATTTAAGCTTTTTAAATTTGGAATATTCTAATTCCACATAATTTTTCATTTCTAGTTCAAACCGTTTCTTTGAAAATTTCTCAACACTTTCTCGAATTACTTCGGGTTCAAAATTTAAACTTTCAAAATATATTACTGCTTCTTTTATAGAATTGACAGATTGCCGACCAAAATGAACGCCTGAAATTCCATGCTTAACAGTCTCCAATAGCCCCCCTTTCCCAAATCCAATCACTGGAGTTCCGCATGCCTGTGCTTCCACAGGGACAATTCCAAAATCTTCCTCCGCTGCAAAAACAAATGCCTTGGCTGATTGCATGTAGCGCTTTAGTATTTCATCTGAAACAAAACCCAAAAATTCAATATTGTCTTTTGCAATTTTTTTTATTTTCTCAAAATCAGGACCTTTCCCAGCAACCACCAATTTTTTATCCGGCATTTCATTAAAAGCTTTTACAATTAGATCAATTTTCTTATACGGAACCATTCTAGAAGCAGTAAAATAGAAATCTTCTTTATTTCTTTCTAGCTTAAAAGATTCTGTGTCCACTGGCGGATAAATCACCTTTGCCTTTCTGCGATATACCTTAAATATTCTTCTTGCAATAAATTCAGAGTTTGCCACAAAATGATCAACTCGATTTGAACTAATTATATCCCAATTACGCATCTTATGTAGAACATACTTGGCATACATCCCTTTGAATCCTCTATTTAACCCTGCCTCATTTAAATATTGATGATATAAATCCCAAGAATACCTCATAGGTGAATGGCAATAACAAATATGCAATTGATCATGATGTGTAATAACGCCTTTTGCAATGGAAGAAGAGGAACTTAAAATAAATTCATATTCCTCCAAATTAAATTGTTCAATAGCATAAGGGAATATTTGAAGAAACTTTCGGTGATTGGATTTTGCTGTTGGTAATTCTTGAATAAAACTAGTTTTGACCTTTTGCCCATTCAAAATATTAGCCCTGTCTTTTACCGATAAAAAATCTACTAATGCATAATGTTCGAAGTCTGGCCATATATCGTTAAAAGATTGTATGACCTTTTCTGCTCCTCCGTTTGTATAATACCAATCATGCACCAATGCTTTTTTCATTTTTTTAGATTTATTCTATAAGAAGAGACAATATTTTATTAATTAACACAATCTCTATAATGGAGAATTATATTAGTTTGTTAAAGATACTAACTACCCTACACAATTTTATATTCTTTAATTTAATGTCTTTAATAAAACGCTGTGAATTCAAGTTTTTCACTATTCATAATAGTCATAAATCCAAGTAGTTCTTTAAATTGCAGCAAAGTATTTAATTGACAATTTTTTTGTTCGTATTGACCCTAAAAAATTCTTTCAGAATTAACTAGGGTTTAACCAATATTATTACCATTTCACTCATTAATAAATTAACATATAATTCGTGAGTTATTTATCTTTATTTTTGAGGTTATTAGCCCTTACTGCTAAAATTAATATTGAAAATATTGTCGTGATTAATATTTTCCCCTGAAATCTAGAGAAAACGGATTCAACAAACTGGCTCAAGAACACCAACAAACTAAAGCATATTAAGGCTAAATTAACATAATTCAACTTTTTAATTAATCTTAAAGGATAGAGAATAATTAGTAAAATTGATATTAGCCCAATAAGGCCAAAATCCAGGTATTCCTTAAGATATTGATTATGAATATCAAATTTATTATATTTTAACCGTGGGTCTTTCTCATAATTGGTATCGAGATATATTTTCAAACTCTTTTCGCCATTCGTAATTCCTTCTCCAAACACAAAATAATTATCCTCAATTATTTCATAAGCACTTTTCCATAAAAAAAATCGCTCGTCAGAATTATTTTTCAAGTTATAAAGCTTAGACTTCAAGTAAGGTGATTGATAAAAAGTTAAAGCCATTACCATTGTTAGAATCAA encodes the following:
- a CDS encoding undecaprenyl-phosphate glucose phosphotransferase, with the translated sequence MFSNQHRYSGFINPISYAVDLLVINLFAYYLPINFLTPILFHTYISIIWVIISFKNEFYEVYRYTKVTYILKLLFSQFLFFFLTLYAFIGFFKQPNISRFVLGQYFLLVGLSISALKFLNYVLLMKYRERVKGNLRNVVVIGKNKKTEQLIDVFNNRAEFGYHFVKQFCPKDRGFDIQKTFDYILIKQIDEIYCSISELKNSEINEFINFADNNLKTLKFIPDNKNIFAKKLKFEYYDYIPVLSLRDIPLHNPINSFVKRSFDIIFAIIVILGLLSWLTPLLAIIISLESKGPIFFRQKRNGIDNKEFYCYKFRSMAPNQDADRFQASKNDMRITKVGRFIRRTSIDELPQFYNVFFGTMSVVGPRPHMVKHTNEYANKVDKYMLRHFVKPGITGLAQIRGYRGEIEAEADILNRIKFDIFYIENWSLFLDIKIVFQTVLNAIKGEEKAY
- a CDS encoding UDP-glucuronic acid decarboxylase family protein, which codes for MKRVLITGAAGFLGSHLCDRFIKEGFHVIAMDNLITGDLKNIDHLFHLEQFEFYHHDVTKFVHVPGKLDYILHFASPASPIDYLKIPIQTLKVGALGTHNLLGLAKDKGARILIASTSEIYGDPLVHPQTEEYYGNVNTIGPRGVYDEAKRFQESITMAYHRFHGVDTRIVRIFNTYGPRMRLNDGRVIPAFMGQALRGEDLTVFGDGSQTRSFCYVDDEVEGIYRLLMSDYTDPVNIGNPHEITIRDFAEEIIKLTGTDQKVIYKPLPKDDPMQRQPDISKAKEILGWEPKVGRAEGMKKTYDYFKSLSQEELVKTEHRDFADRNKN
- a CDS encoding glycosyltransferase; the protein is MKKALVHDWYYTNGGAEKVIQSFNDIWPDFEHYALVDFLSVKDRANILNGQKVKTSFIQELPTAKSNHRKFLQIFPYAIEQFNLEEYEFILSSSSSIAKGVITHHDQLHICYCHSPMRYSWDLYHQYLNEAGLNRGFKGMYAKYVLHKMRNWDIISSNRVDHFVANSEFIARRIFKVYRRKAKVIYPPVDTESFKLERNKEDFYFTASRMVPYKKIDLIVKAFNEMPDKKLVVAGKGPDFEKIKKIAKDNIEFLGFVSDEILKRYMQSAKAFVFAAEEDFGIVPVEAQACGTPVIGFGKGGLLETVKHGISGVHFGRQSVNSIKEAVIYFESLNFEPEVIRESVEKFSKKRFELEMKNYVELEYSKFKKLK